The Desulfoscipio gibsoniae DSM 7213 genome contains a region encoding:
- a CDS encoding aldehyde ferredoxin oxidoreductase family protein has protein sequence MIKDRARPICHNAVVNLTEQTVEYMETPQEILKKFVGGRGLNMYYLYKYLKPHADPLSPDNVLIIGTGLLTGTLSPNSGRYSVTCISPESGIIGDANIGGFFGAEMRFAGIDRLIITGKAASPVYLYLENGRVEIRDASAYWGQTCSNTQRKLKVDLGSDVEISCIGPSGESMVRFSSVMSGVKNAAGRCGTGAVMGSKNLKAIVARGNYGLPIADPKGMINKYIELRNYLKKSKVTQVLGRVGTPLLYDVSNYLGAIRTHNSQQTVFYDTLNAEKIHKYVDKMLSCYGCIIHCRHRNKLGGEGPEYTTEVMLGANIGVADTYQMIDLNNIANDLGLDVSSLGTYIAWAIELFEKGYITEKSVGYPLQFGDYEMARRLIEDIAYRRGFGDTLAEGSRLVSKYGPETADFLIAVKGLPQSDPHDVRYIKAFSLGIATSSRGADHLRSRPTLEILDLPPDVTERIYGGPVDPNPMSYTSKGRLVYFSDNIYAVVDSMGICKFACQGFNSPRNLNYNHFCELTKLAVGLEFNKEELEQVGRRVIDMERLINYTVKGITRKDDTLPARYFDEPMPSARAKGSHIDRQGFDKMLDDYYSLRGWTADGRLTPARVAEFEKLRDYLH, from the coding sequence ATGATTAAAGATAGGGCAAGGCCTATCTGTCATAACGCTGTGGTGAATTTAACGGAACAAACAGTTGAGTATATGGAAACCCCCCAAGAAATATTGAAGAAATTTGTTGGTGGCCGGGGTCTCAACATGTATTATCTGTATAAGTATTTAAAGCCCCATGCCGACCCTCTGTCTCCCGATAACGTGCTAATTATCGGTACCGGTTTGCTCACCGGAACATTGTCGCCTAACAGCGGGCGGTACAGTGTAACCTGCATATCCCCTGAATCCGGCATAATCGGCGATGCCAATATAGGAGGATTCTTCGGGGCGGAAATGAGATTCGCGGGCATTGACAGGCTGATTATAACTGGCAAGGCAGCAAGCCCGGTTTACCTGTACCTGGAGAACGGGCGGGTAGAAATCAGGGATGCCTCAGCGTATTGGGGGCAAACTTGTTCAAACACACAAAGGAAATTAAAGGTTGACCTGGGCAGTGATGTGGAAATAAGTTGCATTGGTCCGTCCGGTGAAAGCATGGTCAGGTTTTCCTCTGTAATGTCAGGGGTGAAAAATGCAGCCGGGCGATGCGGCACAGGAGCAGTTATGGGCTCGAAAAATCTAAAAGCCATTGTTGCCCGTGGTAATTACGGTCTGCCCATTGCCGACCCCAAGGGCATGATCAATAAATATATTGAATTGCGGAACTATTTGAAAAAGTCCAAAGTGACGCAGGTGCTGGGGCGCGTTGGTACGCCTTTACTTTATGATGTATCCAATTACCTGGGGGCAATTCGTACTCATAACAGCCAGCAAACAGTTTTCTATGATACCCTTAATGCAGAAAAAATACACAAATATGTCGACAAAATGCTTTCCTGTTATGGTTGTATCATACACTGCCGCCACCGTAACAAACTTGGTGGTGAAGGACCGGAATATACCACCGAAGTAATGCTTGGCGCCAACATTGGTGTGGCGGATACTTACCAGATGATTGATTTAAATAATATTGCCAATGACCTGGGCCTCGACGTATCCTCCTTGGGTACCTACATTGCATGGGCAATTGAGCTGTTTGAAAAAGGCTATATCACTGAAAAATCCGTTGGTTACCCGTTACAGTTCGGTGATTACGAGATGGCCAGGCGGCTGATCGAAGATATAGCATATCGCCGGGGATTTGGAGATACATTGGCTGAGGGAAGCCGGTTGGTTAGTAAATATGGCCCGGAAACTGCTGATTTTTTGATTGCTGTAAAAGGATTACCCCAGTCTGACCCTCATGATGTACGCTATATTAAAGCATTTTCCCTGGGCATAGCTACTTCCTCCCGGGGGGCAGACCATTTACGCAGTCGTCCGACCCTGGAAATTCTAGACCTGCCGCCGGATGTTACTGAAAGAATATACGGTGGACCAGTGGACCCCAACCCGATGTCATACACGTCCAAGGGAAGGTTGGTTTACTTTAGCGATAATATATACGCCGTTGTAGACTCTATGGGCATATGTAAATTTGCCTGCCAGGGGTTTAACAGTCCGCGAAACTTGAATTATAACCATTTTTGTGAGTTAACCAAACTGGCTGTTGGCCTTGAATTCAATAAAGAAGAACTTGAACAAGTAGGTCGCCGGGTAATAGACATGGAAAGGCTAATTAATTATACAGTTAAGGGCATTACCAGAAAGGATGATACGCTTCCGGCCCGCTACTTTGACGAACCGATGCCCAGTGCCAGGGCCAAGGGCAGTCACATAGACCGGCAGGGCTTTGATAAAATGCTTGATGATTACTATAGCCTGCGCGGGTGGACCGCAGATGGTAGGCTGACACCGGCAAGAGTCGCGGAATTTGAAAAGCTGAGAGACTATTTACATTAA
- a CDS encoding molybdopterin-binding protein: MRKVKVEDAVGMVLCHDITRIVPGEFKGPAFKKGHVVKEEDIPELLKLGKDHLYIWECGSDLLHENDAALRIAKASMGQGVDYAEPVEGKVTIKAARDGLLKIDVEGLCQVNEIDQISFSTRHTNQVVAKGETLAGTRVIPLVIKNDQIEAVEEICRSRGPLLEVKEMQKFKVGLITTGNEVYYGRIQDKFGPVVKEKLSRFGCRVLWHVMLPDDAAQIKDQILNLRDQGAQMIITTGGMSVDPDDVTPNGVKSTGAELVTYGSPVLPGAMFLLAYLDDIPIMGLPACVMFFKATVFDLMLPRVLAGERITKRDIAMTGHGGLCMNCQECRYPMCPFGK, translated from the coding sequence ATGCGTAAGGTCAAAGTGGAAGATGCCGTGGGAATGGTGCTCTGTCACGATATTACCAGGATTGTGCCGGGGGAATTCAAAGGGCCCGCTTTTAAAAAAGGCCATGTGGTAAAAGAAGAAGATATTCCTGAATTGCTTAAACTGGGAAAGGATCATCTTTACATATGGGAATGCGGAAGTGATCTTTTGCATGAAAATGATGCCGCTCTCAGGATTGCCAAAGCGTCGATGGGACAAGGTGTTGATTATGCCGAGCCTGTTGAAGGCAAGGTGACCATAAAAGCTGCCAGGGATGGTCTGCTCAAAATTGATGTGGAAGGTCTTTGCCAGGTTAATGAAATTGATCAGATCTCCTTTTCCACCCGGCACACCAACCAGGTGGTGGCCAAGGGCGAAACGCTGGCCGGTACCAGGGTGATACCGCTGGTAATCAAGAACGATCAGATAGAGGCGGTTGAAGAAATCTGTCGCAGCAGAGGTCCATTGCTGGAAGTCAAGGAGATGCAAAAATTCAAGGTGGGGTTGATTACCACCGGAAATGAGGTTTACTACGGGAGGATTCAAGATAAATTCGGCCCGGTGGTAAAAGAGAAGCTTTCACGTTTTGGTTGCCGGGTATTATGGCATGTTATGCTTCCTGATGATGCTGCTCAGATAAAGGACCAAATACTGAATTTGCGTGACCAGGGCGCCCAAATGATCATAACCACCGGCGGGATGTCTGTAGACCCTGATGACGTTACCCCGAATGGAGTTAAATCCACCGGTGCGGAGTTGGTAACTTACGGTTCCCCGGTGCTGCCCGGCGCTATGTTTTTGTTGGCCTATTTGGATGACATTCCCATCATGGGTCTGCCCGCCTGTGTTATGTTTTTTAAAGCCACAGTCTTTGATTTGATGTTGCCAAGGGTGCTTGCTGGAGAAAGAATCACCAAGAGAGATATAGCCATGACGGGCCACGGTGGTCTTTGCATGAATTGCCAAGAATGCCGGTATCCCATGTGTCCTTTTGGAAAATAA
- a CDS encoding (2Fe-2S)-binding protein: protein MKQLIELEINGRVYEVPVNPRDLLADVIRNKVGLTGTKKGCGQGDCGACTVLIDGEPVLSCITLAIACQGKKITTIEGMVADDGKLHPIQQAFVDHGAVQCGFCTPGMVLTSKALLDKNPRPSEEEIKRGIAGNICRCTGYKKIVEAIGAAAETISTEGVK, encoded by the coding sequence GTGAAACAGTTGATTGAATTGGAAATAAACGGCCGGGTTTATGAAGTACCTGTGAATCCCAGAGATTTGCTTGCTGACGTGATAAGAAACAAAGTTGGGTTAACCGGCACCAAGAAGGGCTGTGGACAGGGGGACTGCGGCGCGTGTACTGTATTAATTGATGGTGAACCGGTGCTCTCCTGTATTACACTGGCCATTGCCTGCCAGGGGAAAAAGATTACCACTATTGAAGGCATGGTAGCTGATGATGGCAAACTCCACCCAATTCAACAGGCTTTTGTCGATCACGGGGCGGTACAGTGCGGCTTTTGCACACCAGGTATGGTTCTAACTTCAAAAGCGTTGTTAGACAAGAATCCCAGGCCCAGCGAGGAAGAAATTAAACGCGGCATTGCCGGTAACATTTGCCGTTGCACCGGTTATAAGAAAATAGTCGAAGCAATTGGTGCTGCTGCCGAAACCATCTCCACAGAGGGGGTGAAGTGA
- a CDS encoding xanthine dehydrogenase family protein molybdopterin-binding subunit, whose product MNKNFNQVGRSVPRKDGPLKVKGEAIYTGDMVLPRMAYGRIKRSTYAHAIIKKIDYSKALELPGVLAVITGEEAPNKWGIVPQTANEVALAVGKVRFWGEGVAAVAAIDEETAEEALELIEVEYEPLPVLLDPKESIGRASEVRIHEDASDNILHAGEQLFGDPDKAFAECAYILEKEFQTSYVNHAFLEPHTSLASYDTQSGQLQVWSSTQVPHYLHRQLSIVLEMPMNKIRVTLPAIGGGFGGKGEASSADFCAALLSRKIGRPVKVTYERNEVFATNKGRHPCYMKMKIGLDKDGYIQAVDFNNTLDGGAYAGWGIVVMFYTASMIHLPYKVPNARARVRRVYTNKPTCGAMRGLGGVQPRFAMECMLDELAEMMGVSPYELKMKNAVESGYRSVSNLHVPHCEYKKCLQTAVEKSGYLDKHGKLPFGKGIGLSGGYYISGTAYTLYQAYKPHTTVLIRVDTEGGVTVHCAAADIGQGCNTVMAQMAAEALGVHYEDVHVVSGDTELGTFDLGSFASRVTYASGAAIKEAAAEINQKLKEVAAGMVGCRADQLEIKDRRFYSKFEPRKAIEWEKVVEAYTNAVGTLTGIGHFSPPRLKGIDLTRGVRVQGANIGHSPTFGFSCQIIEVDVDIDTGRVRVVKVTEAGDCGQAVNPMSVEGQVEGSILFGMGQALYEEMKVDPQGKLINPSLHDYKLPTAMELPEIDSTIVDSYDPTAPFGVKESGEGPIQPTIPAIANAVYDAIGVRFTDLPITPEKVLKALKQKKVN is encoded by the coding sequence ATGAATAAAAACTTTAACCAGGTGGGAAGAAGCGTACCCCGGAAGGATGGTCCTTTAAAAGTAAAAGGTGAAGCCATTTATACGGGTGATATGGTACTGCCGCGCATGGCTTATGGAAGAATCAAGCGCAGTACATATGCACATGCTATTATTAAAAAGATCGACTACAGTAAAGCGCTTGAGCTGCCTGGTGTTCTGGCGGTAATCACCGGAGAGGAGGCCCCCAACAAATGGGGTATTGTTCCCCAGACCGCCAATGAAGTGGCCCTGGCTGTGGGCAAAGTACGTTTTTGGGGTGAGGGAGTGGCCGCCGTTGCCGCCATTGATGAAGAAACCGCAGAGGAAGCCCTTGAATTAATTGAAGTTGAATATGAACCTCTACCGGTGTTGCTGGACCCCAAGGAATCCATAGGACGGGCAAGTGAAGTGCGTATACACGAAGATGCCTCTGATAATATATTGCATGCTGGTGAACAGTTATTTGGCGACCCTGACAAGGCATTTGCCGAATGTGCTTATATATTGGAAAAAGAATTTCAAACCTCTTATGTTAACCATGCTTTTTTAGAGCCGCACACCTCACTGGCCAGTTACGATACCCAAAGCGGTCAACTTCAGGTATGGTCCAGCACCCAGGTGCCCCACTACCTGCATCGCCAGCTCTCCATCGTTTTGGAGATGCCCATGAATAAAATTCGTGTAACCCTTCCGGCCATTGGCGGCGGATTCGGGGGTAAGGGGGAAGCCAGTTCGGCCGATTTTTGCGCTGCTCTGCTGTCAAGGAAAATTGGCAGGCCGGTCAAAGTAACTTATGAGCGCAATGAAGTATTTGCCACGAACAAAGGCCGTCACCCGTGTTACATGAAAATGAAAATCGGCCTGGACAAGGACGGTTATATTCAAGCTGTGGATTTTAACAATACTTTGGACGGCGGTGCATACGCAGGCTGGGGCATTGTGGTGATGTTTTACACCGCATCCATGATCCACCTGCCTTACAAGGTCCCCAACGCCCGCGCCCGGGTAAGACGTGTTTATACCAATAAGCCCACCTGCGGCGCCATGCGTGGCCTCGGCGGGGTTCAGCCCAGGTTTGCCATGGAGTGTATGCTGGATGAGTTGGCCGAAATGATGGGAGTCAGTCCCTACGAACTTAAAATGAAAAACGCTGTCGAATCCGGCTATCGCAGCGTGAGCAACCTTCACGTCCCGCATTGTGAGTACAAGAAATGTCTACAAACTGCAGTAGAAAAATCCGGCTACCTTGATAAACACGGTAAGCTGCCTTTCGGCAAAGGTATCGGGCTGTCAGGGGGGTATTATATTTCCGGTACAGCTTATACATTATACCAGGCATACAAGCCGCATACTACGGTGCTGATCCGGGTAGACACCGAGGGAGGTGTGACCGTTCATTGCGCGGCTGCTGATATCGGCCAGGGGTGCAACACAGTCATGGCCCAGATGGCCGCCGAGGCGCTGGGGGTCCATTACGAAGATGTTCATGTTGTGTCGGGCGACACGGAACTGGGGACTTTTGACCTGGGCAGCTTCGCCAGCCGGGTAACCTACGCCTCCGGGGCGGCAATCAAGGAGGCAGCCGCTGAAATAAATCAAAAGCTTAAAGAAGTGGCTGCGGGTATGGTGGGATGTCGGGCTGATCAACTGGAAATAAAAGATCGCCGGTTTTATTCCAAATTTGAACCCAGAAAAGCCATTGAGTGGGAAAAAGTTGTTGAAGCCTATACCAATGCTGTCGGGACATTAACTGGTATAGGTCACTTCTCTCCGCCACGGCTCAAAGGGATCGATCTCACCCGCGGTGTTCGAGTTCAGGGCGCAAACATTGGTCACTCACCCACATTTGGTTTTAGCTGTCAAATAATTGAGGTAGATGTGGATATAGACACCGGCAGGGTCAGAGTGGTTAAGGTGACCGAGGCCGGGGACTGCGGCCAGGCAGTTAATCCCATGAGTGTGGAAGGCCAGGTGGAGGGTTCCATACTGTTTGGTATGGGGCAGGCCCTATACGAAGAAATGAAAGTGGACCCACAAGGAAAGCTTATCAACCCATCCCTGCATGATTATAAGCTGCCAACGGCTATGGAACTTCCGGAAATAGATTCCACCATAGTGGACAGTTATGATCCCACAGCTCCTTTCGGGGTAAAGGAATCCGGCGAGGGCCCCATTCAACCCACTATTCCGGCTATCGCCAACGCTGTGTATGATGCGATTGGGGTGAGGTTTACCGACCTGCCCATTACCCCGGAAAAGGTGCTCAAGGCCTTAAAACAAAAGAAAGTTAACTAG
- a CDS encoding FAD binding domain-containing protein: MFLNHFEYFAPKTPVEVLDLVGRLGDKAKILAGGTDLLIMMKEKMLKPEYLIDINGVAEFKGISYEPGKGAVIGAATKISEIEQSDLIREKYFALHQAAGELGSVQVRSMATIGGNSCHASPAAETPPPLVALGAKVVISSAAGERELPLEEFILGNRKTVLAEGEMLTKFVLPEPAPKSASCYAYSGLRDAMEIDAVNMAVNLVLEDDSRTVKDLRLVMGSVSPRPLVSVEVPGILVGREFNDELVQKAAEAASGEAQPISDIRASAEYRREVVAVLARRLLQQAFGAASGKGV, encoded by the coding sequence TTGTTTTTAAATCACTTTGAATATTTTGCTCCAAAAACACCTGTTGAGGTGCTGGATTTGGTTGGTCGCCTGGGGGATAAAGCAAAAATCCTTGCCGGGGGCACGGACTTGCTTATTATGATGAAAGAAAAAATGCTCAAGCCGGAATACTTGATTGACATCAATGGTGTGGCAGAGTTTAAAGGTATCTCCTACGAGCCGGGCAAGGGTGCCGTCATTGGTGCGGCCACTAAAATTTCAGAAATTGAGCAATCGGATTTAATTAGGGAAAAATACTTTGCCCTTCACCAGGCAGCGGGTGAACTGGGTTCAGTTCAGGTAAGATCCATGGCTACGATCGGTGGTAATAGTTGTCATGCTTCGCCTGCGGCGGAGACACCCCCACCTTTGGTTGCTCTGGGCGCAAAAGTTGTAATCAGTAGTGCTGCGGGGGAAAGAGAACTGCCCCTGGAAGAATTTATTTTAGGTAACCGGAAAACCGTACTTGCGGAAGGTGAAATGCTAACTAAATTTGTTCTCCCCGAGCCAGCTCCCAAGTCAGCTAGTTGTTATGCGTACAGTGGACTTAGAGATGCCATGGAAATCGATGCTGTTAATATGGCGGTTAATTTGGTATTGGAGGACGATAGCCGCACGGTTAAAGATTTAAGGCTTGTAATGGGATCCGTTTCTCCACGGCCTTTAGTATCGGTCGAAGTCCCGGGTATCCTGGTTGGACGTGAGTTTAATGACGAATTGGTGCAAAAAGCAGCTGAGGCAGCTTCCGGTGAAGCCCAGCCTATTTCCGATATCAGGGCTTCTGCCGAATACCGGCGGGAAGTAGTCGCAGTGTTGGCCCGTAGATTGCTTCAACAAGCGTTTGGCGCCGCTTCTGGTAAGGGGGTATAA
- a CDS encoding PadR family transcriptional regulator: MMLMLSNVEVLLLSIVNEKPSYAYEIDKAIDHRDMRRWVRVGVASIYQVLKRLEEKDFVYSKKEKEGRMPDRKRYYITDTGKAALVEASKRLLSGLEWYYLDLNIGFETSDLLSPEEIANCLIKRLFKVQLNIKKLKEMYLSQDDTKFKKNAVIKSLIYLREAEEKFLQEIIQELSTSIHQ; encoded by the coding sequence ATGATGCTGATGTTGTCCAATGTGGAAGTTTTATTGCTGAGCATTGTTAATGAAAAACCTTCTTATGCCTATGAAATTGATAAAGCAATTGATCACCGGGACATGAGGAGGTGGGTCAGGGTCGGGGTGGCCTCAATATACCAGGTATTAAAGAGGTTGGAGGAAAAAGATTTTGTTTATTCAAAAAAAGAAAAGGAGGGTAGAATGCCTGATAGGAAAAGGTATTATATCACAGACACTGGAAAAGCAGCCCTGGTTGAAGCTTCGAAGCGGCTTCTTTCCGGCCTTGAGTGGTATTACCTGGACCTGAACATTGGTTTTGAAACTTCCGATCTTCTGTCTCCGGAGGAAATAGCCAACTGTTTAATAAAAAGGCTTTTTAAGGTTCAGTTAAACATCAAAAAATTAAAAGAAATGTACTTATCTCAAGACGATACTAAATTTAAAAAAAATGCCGTTATTAAAAGCCTGATTTATTTACGTGAAGCTGAGGAGAAATTCTTGCAAGAAATTATTCAAGAACTGTCTACAAGTATCCATCAGTAA
- a CDS encoding NAD(P)/FAD-dependent oxidoreductase, translating to MRYVIIGNSAAAVGAVESIREVDRVGDIMLIGDEPCHVYSRPMIAHFVAEDVGEDQLSYRPANFYQQMGVQTKYGCKAVGIDFIGQKVSPENEAQVEFDRLLICTGSTVTMPNLKGIEMEGVITFQKMADAHYVKEQLLSGASKVVVIGGGFIGLRAAQSLREAGVDVVMLVRSRVMRRVLDVEGSAMAESLLQKEGIEIIKGHGVREIKGENDRVTAVVLDNGSVIPCGLVVVATGVAPNLELVTNSGLKTNRGIVVNEYMQTTYSNVFAAGDVAETYDIPRGHGFTNANWPNAHEQGRIAGLNMAGKRVPYQGSISMNVISIASVPIVSMGIADPEAEDDGLKYETKVRKNIEQNIYQKLVFKDNYLKGAIFVGDLGYCGAVRDLIKAQTLVGIVKNSILSEGYQFYSFLRKQRQIKLESSFIQWPETYTLQTPYLKSFNEESWTERERGERKWRNQEVI from the coding sequence ATGCGGTATGTAATTATCGGCAATAGCGCAGCGGCTGTTGGGGCGGTAGAGTCCATTAGGGAAGTGGACCGGGTTGGGGATATTATGTTAATTGGTGATGAACCTTGTCATGTTTATTCCCGTCCAATGATAGCCCATTTTGTGGCGGAAGACGTCGGTGAGGACCAGCTATCTTACCGGCCTGCCAATTTTTATCAGCAAATGGGGGTCCAGACTAAATATGGTTGTAAGGCCGTCGGTATTGACTTCATAGGGCAAAAAGTGTCACCGGAAAACGAAGCACAAGTGGAGTTTGATCGGCTGTTGATTTGCACGGGATCCACTGTGACAATGCCAAACCTTAAAGGCATTGAAATGGAGGGGGTGATTACCTTTCAGAAAATGGCAGATGCCCATTACGTCAAGGAACAGCTGTTATCGGGAGCATCAAAGGTTGTGGTAATAGGGGGCGGCTTTATCGGCCTGCGTGCCGCTCAATCCCTCAGGGAGGCCGGAGTCGATGTCGTTATGCTGGTTCGCTCCCGGGTGATGCGCCGGGTTTTAGATGTGGAAGGGTCAGCCATGGCGGAGTCGCTGCTTCAGAAAGAGGGTATTGAGATCATCAAGGGCCACGGGGTCCGGGAAATCAAGGGCGAAAATGACAGAGTCACGGCCGTGGTGCTGGATAATGGAAGTGTAATACCCTGTGGTTTAGTGGTGGTGGCCACAGGGGTGGCCCCCAACCTGGAATTGGTCACTAATTCGGGATTAAAAACAAACCGTGGAATTGTTGTTAACGAGTATATGCAAACAACATACAGCAACGTATTTGCTGCCGGTGATGTTGCTGAGACTTACGACATCCCCAGAGGACACGGATTTACCAATGCTAACTGGCCCAATGCTCATGAACAGGGCCGTATAGCAGGACTGAACATGGCCGGGAAAAGGGTTCCCTATCAAGGGTCCATCAGCATGAATGTAATTTCCATAGCAAGTGTGCCTATAGTTTCCATGGGCATTGCCGATCCTGAAGCTGAAGATGACGGTCTTAAATATGAAACTAAAGTTAGGAAAAATATTGAGCAAAATATTTATCAAAAGCTTGTGTTTAAAGATAACTATTTAAAAGGTGCCATTTTTGTTGGGGACTTGGGTTATTGTGGAGCTGTAAGAGATTTAATTAAGGCTCAAACATTGGTGGGAATCGTTAAAAATTCAATATTAAGTGAAGGCTATCAATTTTACAGCTTTTTACGTAAGCAAAGACAAATTAAGCTTGAGAGCAGCTTTATCCAGTGGCCCGAAACATATACGTTACAAACTCCTTATCTTAAGAGTTTTAACGAGGAAAGCTGGACTGAACGGGAGCGCGGAGAAAGAAAGTGGCGTAATCAGGAGGTGATTTAA
- a CDS encoding XdhC family protein — MSIEMIKKLIFALDSGQDGVLAVITGATGSTPRKAGTKMIVTADYNIYGTIGGGVGEEIVRRECLKALAMKSSFEYTIKLTGNVAANEGMICGGNMDIFINYVSKDDEYAREVLTRYVDSTLNDENPALVTLTGINGEDNARLGRMMVVWPDGSVLGDLGSGHINSFTVSSVYGAGKNNNPRLIVSPPDQDIKMQLFIDPGVLNPEILILGGGHIALPLVKIASLLGFKVIVVDDRPEFANDNRFPEAYMVVCAGFEQALADMDIGPGTYTVIVTRGHAYDRDCLREVIKRPGAYVGMIGSSRKVKAIMQQLAEEGIPPEKLAAVYSPIGLEIGAQTPEEIALCIMAEVVNVYRGGGIQRKKMQ, encoded by the coding sequence ATGAGTATTGAAATGATTAAAAAATTAATATTTGCACTTGACAGCGGGCAGGACGGGGTTTTGGCCGTTATTACCGGTGCCACGGGTTCCACTCCCCGGAAAGCCGGAACTAAAATGATTGTCACAGCGGATTATAATATTTACGGGACCATAGGCGGCGGGGTCGGCGAGGAAATTGTCAGGCGGGAGTGTCTTAAGGCACTGGCAATGAAAAGTTCATTTGAATACACAATTAAGCTTACTGGTAATGTTGCTGCCAATGAAGGTATGATTTGCGGGGGCAATATGGACATATTTATTAATTATGTCAGTAAGGATGATGAATATGCCCGGGAAGTTCTAACACGGTATGTCGATTCCACCCTCAATGATGAAAACCCTGCACTGGTTACTTTAACAGGTATAAACGGGGAAGATAATGCGCGATTGGGTCGGATGATGGTTGTATGGCCCGATGGCAGTGTTCTTGGTGATTTGGGGTCCGGGCATATCAACAGCTTTACTGTGTCTTCCGTATATGGCGCTGGTAAAAACAATAACCCTCGGTTGATAGTTTCCCCACCGGACCAAGATATCAAGATGCAGCTTTTTATCGATCCGGGTGTGCTTAATCCGGAAATACTTATCCTCGGTGGAGGGCATATTGCTCTGCCCCTGGTAAAAATTGCTTCACTTCTTGGCTTTAAAGTAATTGTTGTTGACGACAGGCCGGAATTTGCCAATGACAACCGTTTCCCCGAGGCGTACATGGTTGTCTGCGCAGGTTTTGAACAGGCTCTGGCGGATATGGATATTGGCCCCGGCACCTATACGGTAATAGTTACCAGAGGGCATGCATATGACCGGGACTGCTTGCGGGAGGTTATAAAACGTCCCGGGGCATATGTTGGTATGATTGGGAGCAGTAGAAAAGTCAAAGCAATTATGCAACAGCTTGCGGAAGAAGGCATCCCTCCGGAAAAACTGGCTGCTGTATATTCACCCATTGGACTGGAAATAGGGGCGCAAACACCTGAGGAAATTGCTTTGTGCATAATGGCCGAAGTGGTTAATGTATACCGGGGCGGCGGTATACAAAGGAAAAAAATGCAATAA